A genomic region of Caenorhabditis elegans chromosome V contains the following coding sequences:
- the egl-3 gene encoding Neuroendocrine convertase 2 (Confirmed by transcript evidence), which translates to MSPSDPLYGYQWYLKNTGQAGGKARLDLNVERAWAMGFTGKNITTAIMDDGVDYMHPDIKNNFNAEASYDFSSNDPFPYPRYTDDWFNSHGTRCAGEIVAARDNGVCGVGVAYDGKVAGIRMLDQPYMTDLIEANSMGHEPSKIHIYSASWGPTDDGKTVDGPRNATMRAIVRGVNEGRNGLGSIFVWASGDGGEDDDCNCDGYAASMWTISINSAINNGENAHYDESCSSTLASTFSNGGRNPETGVATTDLYGRCTRSHSGTSAAAPEAAGVFALALEANPSLTWRDLQHLTVLTSSRNSLFDGRCRDFPSLGINDNHRDSHGNCSHFEWQMNGVGLEYNHLFGFGVLDAAEMVMLAMAWKTSPPRYHCTAGLIDTPHEIPADGNLILEINTDGCAGSQFEVRYLEHVQAVVSFNSTRRGDTTLYLISPMGTRTMILSRRPKDDDSKDGFTNWPFMTTHTWGENPTGKWRLVARFQGPGAHAGTLKKFELMLHGTREAPYNLIEPIVGQTNKKLDTVQKAHKRSH; encoded by the exons ATGTCTCCATCGGATCCACTTTATGGATATCAGTGGTACTTG aaaaacacTGGACAAGCTGGCGGAAAAGCTCGTTTGGATTTGAATGTGGAAAGG gctTGGGCAATGGGATTTACTGGAAAGAACATCACAACAGCGATTATGGATGACGGAGTGGATTACATGCATCCGGATATTAAGAACAACTTT aatgccGAAGCTTCATACGATTTCTCATCAAATGATCCATTCCCATATCCAAGATACACTGATGACTGGTTCAATTCCCACGGAACTCGATGCGCCGGAGAAATCGTTGCCGCCCGTGACAACGGTGTCTGTGGAGTCGGAGTTGCCTATGACGGAAAGGTTGCTGGAATCAGAATGCTTGATCAACCCTACATGACCGATCTCATTGAAGCCAATTCAATGGGACACGAGCCGAGCAAAATTCATATCTACTCTGCTTCATGGGGACCGACTGATGATGGAAAGACTGTTGATGGACCACGTAATGCCACTATGCGAGCAATCGTCAGGGGTGTCAACGAGGGACGTAACGGACTTGGATCCATTTTTGTTTGGGCCAGTGGAGACGGAGGAGAGGATGATGATTGTAATTGTGATGGATATGCGGCAAGCATGTGGACAATCTCGATCAATTCAGCCATTAACAATGGAGAAAATGCTCACTACGATGA ATCTTGTTCATCAACCCTTGCTTCCACTTTCTCCAATGGAGGACGAAACCCAGAAACCGGAGTCGCTACTACCGATCTCTACGGAAGATGCACCCGATCTCACTCCGGAACTTCCGCTGCTGCTCCAGAAGCGGCAGGAGTCTTTGCCCTTGCTCTTGAAGCCAATCCATCTCTTACCTGGAGAGATCTCCAACACTTGACAGTTCTCACTTCAAGCAGAAACTCCCTGTTTGACGGAAGATGCCGTGACTTCCCATCTCTCGGAATCAACGATAACCACCGCGACTCTCATGGAAACTGTTCTCACTTTGAATGGCAAATGAATGGAGTTGGACTCGAGTACAATCACCTTTTCGGATTTGGAGTTCTTGATGCAGCAGAGATGGTCATGTTGGCAATGGCCTGGAAGACTTCCCCACCACGTTATCACTGTACTGCTGGACTCATTGACACTCCACA TGAGATCCCAGCCGATGGAAACTTGATTCTTGAAATTAATACTGATGGATGTGCCGGATCTCAATTCGAAGTCCGCTACCTGGAACATGTTCAAGCAGTTGTCTCGTTCAACTCGACTCGTCGTGGAGATACCACTCTCTACTTGATCTCTCCAATGGGAACCCGTACCATGATTCTTTCCCGCAGACCAAAGGATGATGATTCAAAGGATGGATTCACCAACTGGCCATTCATGACAACACACACATGGGGAGAGAATCCAACAGGAAAATGGAGACTTGTCGCCAGATTCCAA GGACCTGGAGCTCATGCCGGAACCCTTAAGAAGTTCGAGCTGATGTTGCACGGAACAAGAGAAGCCCCATACAATCTCATCGAGCCAATCGTCGGTCAAACCAACAAGAAGCTCGAC